From the genome of Salvia splendens isolate huo1 chromosome 7, SspV2, whole genome shotgun sequence:
AAAGTAGTTGTAAGGGGCACTTTGAACTATACCTAACATTTCCTAGTAAGTTAGGCACCAATCTTTGATACTCGCTAAGAGTAAGGTTCTTTTCAATCCTAATTTCAACAAATTGTAGATTCAGTCACCAGTCCATAATTTCAGGCTGAATTGGATAGTTACACGACCCATGCTTCCATTTAGCTACTAAAGGAGTACTTTAAATTCTCCCAACTCCTCCTAACAACTAAATCACCAACTTTGGTTCACTCTCAACATATTTCTTCTTGAGACAATCCTCTTGAAGTACCAACTCTTCTTTCATCTCATATGTGTTGCTGCACCTAGACAGTACCACATGCAAAGTTCCAGATAATTCTTCTTCTTTAAGTTTATTGTGAATATTTGCTGTTTTTCCAAACGTGATATAAGTTGATTAACCCACCAGTGAAAAGGAAAAACCAATAAGTTTACAATAATTAGTAAACTAGGAATGGAGTCAAGTtgataatattttcttttatatttcctAGATCCTTTGCTTTTCTTTCGTATCTTAGCGTTAAGATGTTTGGTGCTTGTAGTTACATTCACTTTCCAGTTTCAACCACACACAAATGTTTCTAGTGTATTAACTTCCAAGCCACTACCACCAAAATTTGGATTATATATAAGATCCATAGGtcttgaaatttaaaatttgtttggAATATTCAATGGATCAAAGTGATGCCAACCTGAACCATGTTCCCTACAGATTTCAAGATGTGAAACAAAAGACATATTGCTGCTAGATGCCTCACTTAACTCCAATTAAAGAGAAGATACCTGAGTGTGGTTTATAATGTACTAGTACTTAACTCAAAGCTAGATTCTGAGAATGTATGATTAACGTAGCTAAATTTTCTTGTTTTAATGTTTCACTGTTTTCAGCTTTATATGGTTTTCCATATAAGTTCGGTGCAGACTACTACTTCCTGCGTCCTATGTTACTTGAGGTGTTTCTTTTGggtacgagatttaagaaagttgtatttaggggtttaaatgaaaataaaataaagtaggagagagaagagagagttttgtttttaatcatgaagggaaatgactcaagtaacttgtgAAAATCCGAAAAGGAATTGCCTCAAGttacttgggacggagggagtattactttaaTTATAATTCATAGGTAACAAGGCCTATCCACTTGAAAATTTCCAAATTATTTTTCTAGTTATTAAGGTTCAACAAGTATACTAGGGGAAAATAACCAAATGTCTAAATGTACTTTGCGAAATTCAAAGAATCAAGATTCTACCCCTCAAGATCAAATGGACTCTGTTCATCAAAGGTAACTGAACCTTCCAGCATGTGCAAGCTGGTGAGAATGACATTAAACAGTAAATGAAAGAAAATGCTCGTATTTAGCAACCACTCATAGAAATCAGAAAAAAACTAAAAGTTGAAGAATTTATGTTCAGGAAAAAAGGTTGTGTGCAATTCCAGAAAACTGTGAAACTTCGTGCAGTTAGCTGCAGATATCACAAATATGaatccactaacttttatcATGTGAAGGTGACAAGGTGTAGTAGTCTCTGATGCATGCACTTTCGGATAACTTTTTAGTCAAAACTTGATTTGTGGTTGGTTCAAGTCCATTACGTTAAATGGAAAACTTCATCACccaaaacaaatatttaaacAGGAAAAGACACTGAGTTGTTGGCCAGTTAAGATCGAATCACATAATTGTACCCGAAAATTAGATCGATAACATTTCACATTAGCAAAAGTCTTGCTGTCACATATATTACCAGCATGCACCATGGAAATGCATTTATTAAAGAAGGATACAAATAGGTATTACTTGCCTTTTCCTTCTTAAGCTTCGAATTTTCCTCTTCAAGTCGTGAGACCTTGGTCACCAACTCATTGTGGTAGGCCTGTCAATGCTACATGAGTAAATATCCCGATGCCAATATATTCAAAATGCACCAGCAGCATAAAAATATAACACAGCTATGCGAATTTTCTAGTCTTGCCTGTTTCCTTGCACGTGAACGTGCAGCAGACTCTCTGTTCTTAATTTTTCGCCTTAGCCTCCTCTCGATGGTCTTCTCAAGATCCCCAGACATCCTCTTCCGGCCAGGCAATGGAGTATCTGACAAATCATCGATTGAAGGCGAAGGAGACAATGACCTCATTTGAGATGAGAATTTGTGGGACTTGAGTGCGCTATCCAAGGACATCATGGGTTCAATAGAAACGGTGGAAGCATTGGACACGTACATCCCTGCTTTCACCAAAAAATCCTCCAAAGTCATCTCACCAAGGGTCGGGGTTCTTTCCTGGCTACCGAAGCCCTCCACATTGCTCATCTTATACCCTCGCTGGATATCCCTCCACACCTCATTCACCGTCTTCCCTGTGAAAGCCCTAGCAAGCGACCAACTCGCTTGGCGCTGCAGTGACGCTGCAGGGGATGTTTCGATGCTCTCCATCCCATAGGAGCGGCTAGTATCAGTGGTCCACACTTTCTTGAGCAACTCATCAAGGTTCATGCTTCCTAATGGCTTTGCCAAATTACCTAGCAAGTGCCTCTCGACTTCGTCTAGCGTTAGGCCTAACCACGAGTTGCAACGTTGCAGTGGATGATGCGGTACATGAGATTGCTGCCCCCCACCACTCACATGAGAATTCATTGTCTGAATCCCCATTCACACTTCACCTCCACTTTTCTAAAACTACTACCAATTGAAACCCTCAAAAACCTAATCAACTATCCTTCTAGAATTTTCCGAAGCCAATCCGATCTCTAAAAAGATACAACTCCTTACACCTCAAAACCTGACCATGGATTAAAAAAACGCATGATTgaagcaaatcaatccaataATGTGAGAAACATCCAATCAAAACACAACAAACTCCTTACAAGCAAATTCACAATAGATGAACCGAAACGTTGAGAAGAAACGAAACTATTCGCAGTGAGCAGGACGGAGCTAGGACACACGATTGTATTCAACAAACAGGCAATTTCGCTTggacacacaaaacaacaagcAGCCAAAAATTGCGCAATTAGAGAAACagataaaatagtagtaattgcaaataaaaaacataaattacctGGGATAAGAAGAGGATCAGATGATCTGTTACCGGAAAACGAGATTCCTTTTGTATTGTAGGAGGGATCCACGTGTTGCAATTGGGAATTTCTTTTAGAGATAATAGAAACAAGTATGTAATCGGGTTGAGGTGTTGGATTTGTGTTGCTTGCTTTTTTTTTCCggttttgtatattttttttcatgcgAAAACGAGAAAAAGCGATGATTATTGCGTAGAGAGATGCCTTTGTGGAAACGACAACATGTCTTCGTTAAGGCTCAGTCCACATATGCATAAAAAATA
Proteins encoded in this window:
- the LOC121741275 gene encoding ABSCISIC ACID-INSENSITIVE 5-like protein 6 produces the protein MGIQTMNSHVSGGGQQSHVPHHPLQRCNSWLGLTLDEVERHLLGNLAKPLGSMNLDELLKKVWTTDTSRSYGMESIETSPAASLQRQASWSLARAFTGKTVNEVWRDIQRGYKMSNVEGFGSQERTPTLGEMTLEDFLVKAGMYVSNASTVSIEPMMSLDSALKSHKFSSQMRSLSPSPSIDDLSDTPLPGRKRMSGDLEKTIERRLRRKIKNRESAARSRARKQAYHNELVTKVSRLEEENSKLKKEKEFEQITTCEACTLRFQLRRTSSF